The following coding sequences lie in one Synechococcus sp. CC9902 genomic window:
- a CDS encoding AEC family transporter — MLIGFWIGGQHPNLAGRFAVPLVRFGVPISVMGLLLKSGLHGDVLQAAGLAVLAVSTVLLVGGWRSKALGLVTPSLLLGSCIGNTAYFGVPLALAFLPPEALTITIGYDLGATLLTWSVGPQLLGAAAASRWLALRQLLISMGRSPATRGLMGALLIQLTPWRAAITEGLWWPSRIVIVLALMVVGMRLGSLTRQGNPPSLIGAGLGPALVVKLLLYPLLLLMLGVLFGLDPLMVQALALQGAAPTAISILLIAESVGRDQERAAALVFWSTVLAVLTAPVWGFMLQVLV; from the coding sequence TTGCTGATCGGTTTTTGGATCGGTGGGCAGCATCCGAATTTGGCTGGTCGCTTCGCTGTGCCGCTGGTGCGCTTCGGCGTTCCGATCAGCGTGATGGGGTTGCTGTTGAAAAGCGGCCTCCATGGTGATGTGTTGCAAGCCGCGGGCCTTGCCGTATTGGCGGTGTCCACGGTGTTGCTGGTGGGTGGGTGGCGATCCAAGGCGCTAGGGCTCGTCACCCCTTCGCTGTTGCTGGGGAGCTGTATTGGTAATACGGCCTACTTCGGTGTTCCATTGGCGTTGGCTTTTTTGCCGCCCGAAGCCCTCACGATCACCATTGGCTACGACCTGGGTGCAACATTGCTCACCTGGAGTGTTGGTCCCCAACTGCTTGGTGCCGCTGCCGCCAGTCGATGGCTCGCCCTGCGTCAGCTGCTCATCAGCATGGGCCGTAGTCCGGCGACGCGTGGCCTTATGGGGGCCTTGCTGATCCAGCTGACGCCCTGGAGAGCTGCCATCACGGAGGGCCTCTGGTGGCCATCCCGGATCGTGATTGTGCTGGCGTTAATGGTGGTCGGGATGCGTCTTGGCAGCCTGACGCGGCAAGGAAACCCCCCTTCCTTAATCGGGGCGGGCCTTGGCCCAGCTTTGGTGGTCAAGCTCTTGCTCTATCCCTTGCTGCTTTTGATGTTGGGTGTGTTGTTTGGCTTGGATCCCTTGATGGTTCAGGCACTCGCGCTTCAAGGGGCGGCACCAACAGCTATTTCAATTTTGCTGATTGCAGAGTCCGTTGGACGCGATCAGGAGCGGGCGGCTGCGCTGGTGTTTTGGAGCACCGTTCTTGCGGTTCTCACAGCCCCTGTTTGGGGCTTCATGTTGCAGGTTCTGGTTTGA
- a CDS encoding alpha-ketoglutarate-dependent dioxygenase AlkB family protein, producing the protein MDPIISTDEPTDWSLLPGWLSTDDAQRWQLLLEHNISWEQPLVQVFGKYHRVPRKTVFLAEQGLQYRYSGAIHVGEGWPEWFHPLVEQVNHIAQAQFNGCLLNLYRDGDDRMGWHADDEPEIDQTQPIASLSLGSTRDFLFRHRGDQPKRAAIPLADGDLLIMHPGCQGHWMHSVPQRRKVKTMRINLTFRHFL; encoded by the coding sequence ATGGACCCAATCATCAGCACCGATGAACCAACCGATTGGTCGCTCCTCCCCGGCTGGCTGTCTACAGACGATGCCCAACGATGGCAGCTGCTGCTGGAGCACAACATCTCCTGGGAGCAGCCGCTCGTGCAGGTGTTTGGCAAGTACCACCGCGTGCCGCGTAAGACCGTTTTTTTAGCCGAGCAGGGACTGCAGTACCGCTACAGCGGTGCCATCCATGTCGGGGAGGGATGGCCGGAATGGTTCCATCCGTTAGTCGAGCAGGTGAACCACATTGCTCAAGCTCAGTTCAACGGCTGCCTTCTCAATCTTTACCGCGATGGCGACGACCGCATGGGCTGGCATGCCGACGACGAGCCGGAAATCGACCAGACACAACCAATTGCGTCCCTCTCGCTGGGATCAACGCGAGACTTTCTGTTCAGACATCGCGGTGATCAACCCAAGCGAGCAGCGATCCCACTGGCTGACGGCGATTTGCTGATCATGCATCCCGGCTGCCAAGGGCATTGGATGCACAGCGTGCCCCAACGCCGCAAAGTGAAAACGATGCGAATCAACCTCACCTTTCGCCATTTCCTATAG
- a CDS encoding homoserine O-succinyltransferase — protein MALILPRSYHKISAIERNRISWIEAKQAELQDIRPLRIGILNIMPLGKQYEFNLLHPLGLSVLQIEPIWIRLNSHAYKSWDQDHLNQLYVSWDEARSKGPLDGLIITGAPVEHLPFEHVRYWKELTKLIEEARQSCASTLGLCWAGFALAYMAGVDKISFERKLFGVYPMRSLVPGHPLMGTQDDKFLCPQSRHAGLLDSAMESAQRQGRLRLLAHGEKVGYTIFETPDQRQLMHLGHPEYNVGRMMGEMERDKARGDVPPPENFDPDHRQTLWRSHRNLLFQQWLWFCYQRVSMAP, from the coding sequence ATGGCGCTCATTCTTCCTCGGAGTTATCACAAAATATCGGCGATTGAACGCAACCGGATTTCCTGGATTGAAGCCAAACAGGCGGAACTTCAGGACATCCGACCGCTGCGCATTGGCATCCTCAACATCATGCCCCTGGGGAAGCAGTATGAATTTAATTTGCTACATCCCTTGGGGTTATCTGTACTCCAAATCGAACCAATCTGGATTCGCTTGAACTCCCATGCCTATAAAAGCTGGGACCAGGATCACCTCAATCAGCTGTATGTCTCTTGGGATGAAGCTCGATCCAAAGGGCCTTTGGATGGATTGATCATTACCGGAGCCCCCGTTGAGCATCTGCCGTTTGAACACGTGCGCTACTGGAAAGAACTCACCAAACTCATCGAAGAAGCTCGTCAAAGTTGTGCAAGCACCCTGGGATTGTGCTGGGCGGGATTTGCCCTGGCCTATATGGCAGGTGTCGACAAGATCTCGTTCGAGAGGAAACTCTTTGGGGTTTATCCGATGCGCAGCCTGGTTCCAGGACACCCACTGATGGGTACCCAAGATGACAAGTTTCTTTGCCCGCAGAGCCGGCATGCAGGTCTGCTGGATTCAGCGATGGAATCAGCGCAGCGCCAAGGCCGTCTTCGCCTGTTGGCCCATGGAGAAAAGGTGGGCTACACAATTTTCGAAACGCCCGATCAACGGCAACTGATGCACCTCGGCCACCCCGAATACAACGTTGGCCGAATGATGGGCGAGATGGAACGGGACAAAGCGCGCGGCGACGTTCCTCCTCCAGAAAATTTTGATCCAGACCACAGGCAAACACTCTGGCGTTCGCATCGCAATCTCCTGTTTCAACAGTGGCTGTGGTTCTGCTATCAGCGCGTGTCGATGGCGCCTTAG